One window of Diabrotica undecimpunctata isolate CICGRU chromosome 8, icDiaUnde3, whole genome shotgun sequence genomic DNA carries:
- the LOC140448938 gene encoding uncharacterized protein — protein MAAFGNIEQFNVGDSKGWESHVERMDFFFLANNITDPDKKKATFLNLCGPNTYEIIRSLVAPSKVSDKTYDQIIVELKKHFSPKTSEIVCRFKFYRRNQQTGETISVYLKELRKLAEPCGFGTSLDIMLRDRLVCGITDESLQQTLLATDKLKLKDAQDMCLAHEVAVESLAVLRESESSAEVNAVNFRKNQPGQFKQQLANRERKKCFRCEKEHSPETCEHIKSTCSYCRKVGHIEIACFAKKKNQNHKRKVHQTTVNSTSNTEPVSGNTQSVFYQSSDYEFSLNNVTSDSITGKYLVDVLLNDQKVKMEVDSGASYSVISKLT, from the coding sequence ATGGCGGCATTCGGAAACATCGAACAGTTTAACGTGGGGGACTCCAAAGGTTGGGAATCACACGTCGAGCGTATGGATTTTTTCTTCTTGGCAAATAACATTACGGACCCTGATAAGAAAAAAGCTACATTTTTAAATTTGTGCGGTCCAAATACATACGAGATTATTAGATCTTTGGTCGCACCATCCAAAGTGTCTGATAAAACTTATGACCAAATCATAGTTGAGTTAAAAAAGCATTTTTCTCCAAAAACGTCGGAAATTGTGTGTAGGTTTAAGTTCTATCGTCGTAATCAACAGACTGGTGAAACAATATCTGTGTATCTGAAGGAATTGCGAAAATTGGCAGAACCCTGTGGTTTCGGAACTAGCCTTGACATAATGCTACGTGACCGACTCGTTTGTGGTATTACCGACGAATCGCTACAGCAAACGTTGCTAGCCACAGATAAGTTAAAACTTAAGGACGCGCAAGACATGTGCCTTGCACACGAGGTGGCTGTGGAAAGTTTGGCAGTGCTACGAGAAAGTGAGTCGAGCGCAGAAGTAAACGCGGTAAATTTTCGTAAAAATCAACCGGGCCAGTTCAAACAACAATTAGCTAATCGTGAAAGGAAGAAATGTTTTCGGTGCGAAAAAGAACATTCTCCTGAAACTTGTGAACACATTAAATCAACCTGTTCCTATTGCAGGAAAGTTGGACACATCGAAATAGCTTGTTTTGCTAAAAAGAAGAACCAAAATCACAAACGCAAAGTACATCAGACTACCGTGAACTCTACGTCCAATACCGAGCCGGTTTCGGGGAACACTCAGAGTGTTTTTTATCAAAGTAGTGACTATGAATTTTCGTTAAATAACGTGACGTCTGATAGCATTACCGGTAAATATTTAGTAGATGTGCTACTCAATGACcaaaaagtgaaaatggaggttGACTCGGGCGCGAGTTATTCAGTGATAAGCAAATTAACCTAA
- the LOC140448939 gene encoding uncharacterized protein, translated as MEILHVTGQPFNDNTIEEYQFHTYQPYIPGKLGYNDEIRIPIQDLDAFTYPANSYLYIEGRLLTHDNHTPTKLKFINNSIAYMFRELRYELNGVVIDSVRDVGLVSSIKNYLSLNENQSLQLENAGWFPKMNRMETNNEVPKNSVLVDSNGHFNVCIPLRLLSGFFEDFKKIIMNMKQELILIRSNDDIDAVVSIDETERPKIDISKLYWEVPHVTPSIREQIRLNKISHTNQELPIKFRSWQMIEYPALNNSTRHTWSVRTSTKIETPRHIIVAFQNNRKSKLTKDMSKFDHCTLKNIKVFLNSERYPYNDLQLDFKTNRFAKLYEMFGNFQESYYHMVLNQPIFNPHDFKMIAPLIHIDCSRQKEIIQSGSVVLRIEFETDEPTTSDISAYCLILHEKEFTYNALTKIVKQL; from the coding sequence ATGGAAATTCTTCATGTTACTGGTCAACCTTTTAATGACAACACCATTGAAGAATATCAGTTTCACACATATCAACCATACATTCCTGGGAAATTGGGTTATAATGATGAAATACGTATTCCTATTCAAGATTTAGATGCATTTACATATCCAGCCAATAGTTATCTTTATATCGAAGGACGCTTACTCACACATGATAATCACAcaccaacaaaactaaaatttattaataacagtATAGCTTACATGTTTCGCGAACTACGTTATGAATTAAATGGAGTAGTAATTGACTCAGTACGTGATGTAGGATTGGTATCAAGTATTAAAAACTACCTGAGTCTCAACGAAAATCAAAGCCTGCAATTGGAAAACGCGGGTTGGTTTCCAAAAATGAATAGAATGGAAACCAATAATGAAGTCCCCAAAAACAGCGTGTTGGTGGATTCAAATGGACACTTTAACGTATGCATACCTCTAAGACTCCTATCAGGGTTCTTTGAAgattttaagaaaattattatGAACATGAAACAGGAATTAATACTTATTAGATCAAATGATGATATTGATGCTGTAGTAAGCATAGATGAAACCGAACGACCAAAAATTGATATTAGTAAATTATATTGGGAGGTACCACATGTAACACCAAGTATACGAGAACAGATACGACTTAACAAGATTTCACATACAAATCAAGAATTACCTATTAAATTTCGTTCTTGGCAAATGATTGAATATCCTGCTCTAAACAATTCTACTCGCCATACATGGTCAGTGAGGACTAGTACAAAAATAGAAACACCTCGTCACATTATTGTTGCTTTCCAAAATAACAGAAAATCCAAATTGACAAAAGATATGAGTAAATTTGATCATtgcactttaaaaaatattaaagtatttttaaattctgaaagatATCCCTATAATGATTTACAattagattttaaaacaaatagattTGCGAAACTTTATGAAATGTTTGGCAATTTCCAAGAAAGTTATTATCACATGGTGCTGAATCAACCCATATTTAATCCTcatgactttaaaatgattgcTCCACTCATACATATTGACTGCTCTCGccaaaaagaaataattcaaTCGGGATCAGTCGTGTTACGTATAGAGTTTGAGACAGATGAGCCAACAACCTCTGATATCTCGGCTTATTGTCTAATATTACACGAGAAAGAATTTACATATAATGCCTTAACTAAAATagtaaaacaattataa
- the LOC140448940 gene encoding uncharacterized protein: MDYHGFLNDVKPKVLNILREYLHLHNIIKVNFEIFSLYLKPDSGLSDIKSMNTCNTIISISTKMDETFDDFKKALMTQASEFQEKDSNWALQEIMFLDVNINKFNSISASTYIRLPIPIVRKHAILNIENRDNKCFAWSVNAAIFPPVGNPSKPESYPPYDTLLNFEGIDFPMKLKDIKQFETLNNISVNVYGLESNFVNNKRQYEIIGPLYFTSNRHATHVNLLLITNDKQSHYCLILDLVRLVKSQKTKNTRKEYLCDGCLQFFTKEEKLNNHQKSDCLHIYTELPTSSPKINKFGEMVPENILKFINIQKMLPVPFVVYADFESLLKPIDYAEPFNGNSYSIKTAEHQAYSFAFYLKCNYDDSLSKLIKYEGEDAPKVFIQKLECLVNELYTNHLKHIKPMLPLTKEEFEKHVSATECYLCKKPFNPFNHKVRDHHHLTSKYLGPAHNSCNINYKLSNSIPVFLHNMSNYDCHLFVKELSTAGEKVSVVAQTKEKYITISKSILVEKDPHKYIYLKFVDSYRFLAKPLDTLSATLNSEQCTEIRKYFPDTKQFELVRRKGVFPYSYMDGFDKLKEKTLPPKENFYNNLTNQDISDDDYARAIDVWNTFDCKSISDYAMLYLISDVLLLADVFENFRNICHKEYNLDPCHYLTAPALSWDAMLRYTKIELELLTDIDMVHFLKKGVRGGVAQCCKREAVANNHYVPNFDPQQPESYIMYLDATNLYGAAMCQYLPYGHFKWVTDVENFNCFSVKDDADKGYVLEVDLEYPAHLHSAHNDMPFCPESMVPPGSKYPKLIPNLNNKTKYVIHYRNLKQCLKYGLVLKRIHRILEFSQSPWLKKYIDLNTSLRNKAKNEFERDLFKLLNNAIFGKTLENLEKRKDIRLCTRWETKTNSLGARALISKPEFKSCSVFNENLVAVHLGKTKIVYDKPLYVGFTILDLSKIVIYDFYYGYIKKKYGEAANLLYTDTDSLIMEIYTPNFYADMKRNLEHFDTSNYPTYNIHGIPKTPSILGKMKDEFASIPIKCFYGTGAKAYCIEANELIKKAKGISKHITKTQLQMSDYVLLVKKGGVIFRKMYVFVSNLHTIYTELRNKIALSAKDDKRYVINGDVKTLAWGHFLITSHNGNIDDLITFGNKLLDAPALSDLENIPLDELFKVNSFQYDSYL, from the coding sequence ATGGATTATCATGGATTTTTAAATGATGTTAAACCCAAAGTTTTGAACATCTTGAGGGAATATCTACATCTGCACAATATCATAAAggtaaattttgaaatatttagtcTTTATCTAAAACCTGATAGTGGCCTATCAGATATCAAGTCCATGAACACATGCAATACAATTATATCTATTAGCACTAAGATGGATGAAACATTTGATGATTTTAAGAAAGCACTGATGACGCAAGCCTCAGAATTTCAAGAAAAAGATTCAAATTGGGCATTACAGGAAATAATGTTTTTAGATGTTAACATAAACAAATTTAACTCTATTTCTGCATCAACATATATTCGTCTCCCAATACCCATAGTGAGAAAACATGCTATTTTAAATATCGAAAACAGAGATAATAAGTGTTTTGCGTGGAGTGTTAACGCAGCTATTTTTCCTCCCGTTGGCAACCCAAGCAAACCAGAATCATATCCACCGTATGATACTTTGTTAAATTTTGAAGGGATTGACTTTCCGATGAAACTGAAAGATATTAAACAGTTTGAGACCCTTAATAATATTTCAGTAAATGTTTATGGGCTAGAATCCAATTTCGTAAATAATAAAAGGCAATATGAAATAATTGGCCCACTTTACTTTACAAGTAATCGTCATGCCACTCATGTAAACCTTTTGCTTATAACAAATGATAAACAAAGTCATTATTGTCTGATTCTAGACTTGGTCAGACTTGTAAaaagtcaaaaaacaaaaaacactcgCAAAGAATATTTATGTGATGGATGTCTACAATTCTTTACCAAAGAAGAAAAGCTCAATAATCACCAAAAGAGCGACTGTTTACATATTTACACAGAACTTCCCACATCAAGtcctaaaataaataagtttggcGAAATGGTGCcagaaaatatactaaaatttatcAACATTCAAAAAATGTTGCCTGTACCATTTGTTGTGTATGCGGACTTTGAAAGTTTGCTTAAGCCCATAGATTATGCTGAACCTTTTAATGGAAACTCATATTCAATCAAAACAGCTGAACACCAAGCATATTCGTTTGCATTTTACCTTAAATGCAACTATGATGATTCACTttcaaaactaataaaatatgaaGGAGAGGATGCTCCCAAAGTATTTATACAGAAACTAGAGTGTTTAGTAAATGAACTATACACGAATCACCTTAAACATATTAAACCAATGTTACCGTTAACAAAAGAAGAATTTGAAAAACATGTGAGCGCTACTGAATGTTACTTGTGTAAAAAACCCTTTAATCCTTTTAATCATAAAGTAAGAGATCATCATCATTTAACTTCAAAATATCTTGGGCCAGCTCATAATTCCTGTAATATAAATTACAAACTCTCAAATTCAATACCTGTATTTTTACACAATATGAGCAATTATGACTGTCATCTATTTGTTAAAGAGCTTTCAACAGCTGGTGAAAAAGTTTCAGTAGTTGCCCAgaccaaagaaaaatatataacaatttCTAAATCAATATTGGTAGAAAAGGACccacataaatatatttatttgaaatttgttgATTCATACAGATTTTTGGCGAAACCTTTGGATACTCTGAGCGCAACTTTAAACTCAGAGCAATGTACAGAAATTAGAAAGTATTTCCCAGATACTAAACAATTTGAACTTGTGAGACGCAAGGGTGTTTTTCCTTATTCATATATGGATGGATTTGACAAACTCAAAGAAAAAACACTACCGCCCAAAGAAAATTTCTACAATAATCTAACTAACCAAGACATTTCTGATGACGATTATGCAAGAGCAATTGATGTATGGAACACATTTGATTGTAAATCTATTAGTGACTATGCTATGTTGTACCTAATCTCAGATGTCTTATTATTAGCTGACGTGTTTGAGAACTTTAGAAACATATGTCACAAAGAATACAATTTAGATCCTTGTCACTACCTAACAGCTCCTGCACTAAGTTGGGATGCCATGTTAAGATACACCAAAATTGAACTGGAGCTTCTTACCGACATTGACATGGTACACTTTTTAAAGAAAGGGGTACGAGGAGGTGTGGCACAATGTTGTAAAAGAGAAGCAGTGGCAAATAATCATTATGTACCCAACTTTGATCCTCAACAACCCGAGTCTTACATCATGTATCTAGATGCCACAAATTTATATGGTGCTGCCATGTGTCAATATCTTCCATATGGACATTTCAAATGGGTAACGGATGTTGAAAACTTTAACTGTTTTTCGGTGAAAGATGATGCGGATAAAGGGTATGTGTTGGAAGTAGATTTGGAATATCCAGCTCATTTACATTCTGCACATAATGATATGCCATTCTGCCCCGAAAGCATGGTACCACCAGGAAGCAAATATCCTAAACTTATACCAAATCTCAACAATAAAACTAAATACGTCATTCATTATCGCAATCTTAAACAGTGTCTTAAGTATGGTCTGGTACTAAAAAGGATTCATCGTATACTAGAGTTTTCGCAATCACCAtggctaaaaaaatatattgacctAAACACATCACTTAGAAACAAAGCCAAAAACGAGTTTGAGCGGGATCTCTTTAAATTGCTAAATAATGCGATATTCGGAAAGACTTTAGAGAATCTTGAAAAAAGAAAGGATATCCGCCTTTGTACTCGCTGGGAAACCAAAACAAATTCGTTGGGAGCCAGGGCACTTATCTCGAAACCAGAATTCAAGTCTTGTtctgtgtttaatgaaaatttggttgCGGTTCATTTGGGTAAAACCAAAATAGTTTACGATAAGCCTCTCTATGTTGGATTTACAATTTTAGATTTATCGAAAATTGTGATATATGATTTTTATTATGGATACATCAAAAAGAAGTATGGAGAAGCTGCAAACTTGTTATACACAGACACAGACTCCTTGATTATGGAGATATATACCCCCAATTTCTATGCGGATATGAAAAGAAATTTAGAACATTTCGACACCTCCAACTATCCGACTTATAATATTCACGGGATACCGAAAACCCCTTCAATATTAGGAAAAATGAAAGATGAATTTGCATCTATACCCATTAAATGTTTTTATGGTACAGGTGCTAAAGCTTATTGTATAGAAGCAAATGAactaataaaaaaagcaaaaggcATTTCAAAACACATAACCAAAACACAACTGCAAATGAGTGATTACGTTCTGTTAGTTAAAAAAGGTGGTgtaatatttagaaaaatgtatGTATTTGTGTCTAATTTACACACCATATATACAGAACTTAGAAATAAAATTGCACTATCTGCTAAGGATGACAAACGCTATGTTATAAACGGTGACGTAAAAACACTTGCGTGGGGGCATTTTTTAATCACTTCACATAATGGTAATATAGATGACCTAATAACATTTGGGAATAAGCTGCTAGACGCTCCGGCATTATCCGATTTAGAAAATATTCCTTTGGATGAACTTTTTAAAGTCAATTCCTTTCAATATgattcatatttgtaa